Sequence from the Uloborus diversus isolate 005 chromosome 8, Udiv.v.3.1, whole genome shotgun sequence genome:
tagtTCAAGTTGACGTTCTGGGTTCGTACTGTCATCTCTGTGCTGTATCAAAAGAGTTTCATTTGTGTTTAGAGCAAATCTTGCTTATTAACTAGTAAAGaatgttatgtatgtatatatatctaGTAATTAAATCAGTTACAAACATTCCTTttacattgatttatttttagaaatttaaacaaaaatttcaaaggattACGTTTGAATACACTACTTCTTTCTGTTGTGTAAAATAGCGGAAATCTGATAAAGATTGTAATCATTTAGAtatttggaggtttttttttttttggtgacgaAAGCATAATCCTTTTCTTTTTACAACGAAATgccaaatctttaaaatattattacatttttacttttccacAAACATTAAATTGACTATTTTTATCCCATTTACGATAACGCAGCTTTATCTTTGCTTGATAATCAATTTCTCATTATCGCCTGTTTTCCTAAGAATGCCAGTTTTAAAGCCAAAACCTTTTCTCGAAAATTATCGATTTTACAGAACTTAAATTCTACTAATGTCTTTCTTATGTTGAATATTAATTTACTTTTCTATTGAAATACCGAACTTGTTTCACTGTTTAAGGTATGTTTAGTCATTTGTAAAGCTCAAACTTGGGAGCaaacatgaaatgaaattaaCCAATACCTGTTGCTGCTAATATGTAAAATGATTGTACTgttactacttttgattgaagatCAGAACTAGTCATGGACGATTTTGTTCATAAGTAACTGGAAAATTGTACGttatgtccaaaaaaaatttacatgcatTTGATAAAgagctaaagaatttttttaaacctttatttaAATCAGAAGTTTATTTGATGGTAtgaatttaattgtttattaaagattttaaaaagtaaactcaaatgttagtttttttaattttaaaccttttttttatgatAATCTTCTGTGATATCAGAATTACATCAGGTAAAATAgtttaacacattgaaaaaaagtttcaaaggtATCATTGTCTACTTAAGaaatgtcaaacattctaaaATTAAACTATTATGCATTGCTAATGTACTGAAGCTCCCCATTCTGAATGTAACTACTTGTTAGAGAgcatcaaaaaaaatattaaaaaaaaaaaaattaaaaaaaaaaaaagaaaaagaaaaaaaaaagaaaagaaaaaattaaaaaaaatcaaaaaaaagaaaagaaaaaaaataaagaaaagaaaaaaatttgaaaaattgaaaaaaaaagaatgaaaaaaataaagaaaagaaagaaaaaaaatgtaagaaaaagaaaaaaaatggtgctctcctttgaaaatgttttaaaatttatttgtaatcTGTTAAACTGCTATTACTTTCTGCTGTGACCTTGTTGATATGTGAAGTTTTATTAGGAGGAAAATTTCATAGATATAGTTATCATTAATATTGCAATACCATGAGGTTTGTGCACATGTCTTAAGTAGTGCCGAATACTAGGAAAATGCTATTTCGTTCTCTGGAAGACAACtgcttgagttttaaaaattttatttaaattttttgatgtttttgagcTAAAATAAAGTTTAGTGCgattgaaatataattttcctgttttataattttttaatgcactTGTTTGACTTTATTAATTCTTTCccttgatttttcttcttttaaatattatgaattttatttttttaaagttgtctgaaagagagagagaggaaaaaaatgacCCTTGTTCTGGGTAAATAGGATGAAAAAttagattaatttttttccacATGTTGTCTTTTAATTTGTTAAACTGCCATGTTTCTTTTATCTAAGTATCTCATTACGGTGGAAAAAATCATAGATTTAaaagtaatgcagtctttttctaaaaagaaaagtagagaaaagttcaAAAAGCCATATCTTTTTTGAATTATCAgataatctttaaaatatatatttaagcaTCTAACTTTAATAAGTTCTTAAATTGAAGTATAACTTGAAAACGATCATTTTTAGCATACTTGTTCTATCACTATCTTTCAAGGTTTTAATTTTCAACACTTACATTGGATtctggcaaagaaaaaaaaaaaaacgccgattgAGAAAATATTAAGTATACGATTAACAAAACTAAATggcacaaaaaattaataaaatagtttactttctaaaccTATGCATGTGCagtatttctcaaattttgccTTTTGTATTCTGCATTGCTTTGTAAGATAATGTGTGTGGCACTAANNNNNNNNNNNNNNNNNNNNNNNNNNNNNNNNNNNNNNNNNNNNNNNNNNNNNNNNNNNNNNNNNNNNNNNNNNNNNNNNNNNNNNNNNNNNNNNNNNNNAATTTGAATATCAATTAATGTCGCAATTTATTTAGGGCTATCAAGTTGATGGCAAAAATTCTGGATCATATAAGAATTATCTTATCATTTGCTTGTTTTATTAAAACAATCTTTTCttgctaaatttaattttatccctGTTTGGATAAAGTCTCTTGGATAAAGGTTGGATATAACGGAGGGTCTTTCTTTACAGTGGTCTTCTATCAGCGCACATCCTCGCCAGGGAAAATGCCATTAAACATTGGAGAGAGTTGATGGGCCCCACACACGTTTACCGGTAAGTTAGCTATTTTGCCTACTTTcaagtaaaaatgaaagaaagctttatgcatttttaagacagaAGTCAACAGAAACAAAACAGAActagaaacaaaacaaaagtcaaaaacaaattaaacaatttaataaatatcgaaaaattaaaaattagacagTAGGAAAGAGATTTGAGATGGAGAAAATGTGTCTGTCGATCTATctgtcctcccccctcccctcccgtccaatatatatatataacttttgagtgagttggccgatttgaacaaactttttttttaaagcagtaagttaccgctcctaaaagccagggctaaggcagaactacaaacttttttttgtttgaaagatcttggCAAGGAAGAAAGATCCCCTTCCCAtatctttttggtttgaacaaaTATTCGTtaaattttgagcagttcaaaaaacTCTTTACATAAACACGTACTTAATGCCAATAAAGATCTtgaacttgaaggcggatttgcttcaaacaactCTTGATAAAgaacattaatatatatatatatattttgatttagctattttaagcgtattttttgaataactcaaaatttcttaacattaaagacaacacgaaaaaaaattttagcactgaaaaattgaataaaatgagcagattctgaatatattttcaagttttgctttCTCAAGGAATAGAAAAACgttattaataaaaatcgaaTAATGCTATATGCTATAGACTTAACATTGGAGTCAAAGATAAATGATTTCAAAGGACAAATGGTTTTACCAGGGCTGCACAGTGGTAATAGAATTTTAGGGCCTTCAACTTCGACTCCTGAACCCAAATTTTGTCCTTCTCAGAAcagactcggagggaaaatggctgactccgacaCTCCTTATCCCCAAATCAATCCAACTTCTACTCCACAGTCCGACTTCGATGACCTTGCATTGGAGTCGTCATCGTCAAGCGTTGccttagcattttaatttttggcaatgGGGAAAAATAAATTCCGATGCACTTTATTTTTATCTAGAACAGCTACTAacgattttttgtgataaaatgtattaattttgataaacttttcatttttaattattattgtttttaaaaacgatttaagttttttttttttttttttttttgcattgtttaaaaggtgccactactttttgtttttatttgtacaaaaatactTGCACAAAAATACGAGGGTCATCCAAAAAGTAAAGAACGTTTTGTGTTGGCCGGTGGTTGCGTTCCCCACCAACGCTGTTGCGTGATTATTGACCTTGGCATCTTGGCATTGCTTCGCTTCAGTTTGGCATTAGCTGCGATCCCCCTTAAGGCCAGTTATTGCTTAGCTGTGCGACTTTAAAATGTTCGTCACAATTAATGATCCCTCGAAGTATGAGGTTCGTAGTGCGATAAGATTTTTGAATGCAAGAAGACTGCGACCAATAGAAATTTACATACAAATCACTGAGGTGACTTTTCCCCAGTGACTTTCACTTATTCCCCAAGTTGAAAGACTTATTGAGTGGAAAGCGCTATGGCAGTGATGAGGAGCTTAAAGAAGCTGTTAAGGACTGGTTCAACAGCTTGGAGGCAACCGACAATGTGTATGCAGAAGGCATAGAAAAACTTGTAAAACGCTATGACAAGTGCTTAAATTTAAACGGTAACTATGTAGAAAATTAACTTAAGTATCAATTAGTAAGtaaacaaatatttacttttttatatcaGCAATTAAAGTTTTTACACAAAATCGTTCTTTACTTTCCGGATGACCCTCGTAATACTTAAATAGAGTTGAGCTAAAATCGAATCAtttctaaatactttcaaaattccttttcttaGGGCCCAGTACGAAGCTCCTTTATCCCTAAGAGCCCGGTTTGGCTTAACAGACACAAGAAATGCCACTCACGGTTCAGGTAATGTATCATTTCATGTCGCATATCGTTTCGTTTTTCATGTTTTAGAGAAGCAGCTAATGTGGGGACATTataatttctataaaataattactttttcggCCAAATTTATTCATTAAGAATCTGAAATTATGTATAATTATACTTATTTTTCGTAATTTGGTTATATTTCCACCATCCAAATGCTACAAGAAAAGTGCCTTGTAGCGTTTGATCTGCCTACACCATCCAATGCTACAAGAAAATAGGAGTCAGTGGTTGTATTTCGGGTGTATCCCGAAAGTCTGGGTCTTCAGCCTTGCtaaagatttctttcttttttaacttttttaaatttggtaattaTAATTAGATTagtttattataattaatttaatatattaacaaaaattaattataattcaCAGTAATTGTATAAATATAATTGAGAGTTAATTTGAATCATATAACTAAAATGAGGAATTAACTAAGTAACAAGCTATCCCATATTTTCTTCTCtgttttgtcacaaaatgtcgccAAAACATAGTCGCCAGAAATGAAGCTAACTGGGTGATATCTCATCCATTTCTCGCCAAAACCGTGGTTCACCTGCATGTCAAAATTAACCATTTCATTGCATAATATGCAattgtattcctttttttttttttttttttttgtgggagttCCTCTGCGGCGTCCTTTCCAAatgtataaaaggaaaaaaaaaaaaagaagtgttaaAGTGGTACAAAGCAAAGAAAATCAACGTACAGGTGAAGCTTCAAAAGGCCTTATGTAATTTTCTATGAAAAAGAGATTTGAGTGATTAATATTGAGTGATGCCAAATTTAGCAAGGTTATAACAAATGCAGTACATGAAAACTCAAAGGTAACATCTGTTCGAAAACATCTGTGTAACTGTAAGTAGTTACTAGTTATTACCTATTCAGTAACATTcgaaaaaacaatgaatttttttgcttttaatgcatGGTAGGGAGAATAAAAAATTGGTGAAGTCTCGTGAACTTATGAGGGAAAGTCGTCATAGTTGGATGCAAGATCTATcatattggggagggggggggggcggatgtCCATGGTGGAGactatgccattgaaattttaagaggAGTTGTTTTAAGTGTCTTTTCCCCCCGTTAttttgattgggggggggggctctcctcTCAATCTTAGGGGTTACTTCGTagcatttgaggggggggggggtgtcatcgTTCTTTCAGAGGGTTGGGTACCCCTGATTATCTGCTTTATGACATGTCTTGCTTGAAACTTATTTCCTCTTCTATCAGATTCCCCCGACACTGCCAGAAGAGAAATTTCCTTCTTCTTTCCAAACTTCAACATGGAGGAATTCTACAAGTACCAGGAACCATACTTCAGGAACAACGAGGTCATGTTCGACCCCAAGCACTGCGTCCACAAAATCAAAGACGCCAAGGCCCAAAAGATATGAACTTTGTGATAGACCCTGTCATGAACTGGAACTCGGAGAATGGTGTTCGAGGCTGCCATTGTTCGGATCTGAACATCCTTTCTTGTACATAGCGTCTGTGAAAGCATGACCTTCTTGAATAAGGCACAGGGCTGTAGCTACGgccgaaaaataaataagtaaaaacaaata
This genomic interval carries:
- the LOC129228419 gene encoding nucleoside diphosphate kinase 6-like — encoded protein: MRVFLYSGLLSAHILARENAIKHWRELMGPTHVYRAQYEAPLSLRARFGLTDTRNATHGSDSPDTARREISFFFPNFNMEEFYKYQEPYFRNNEVMFDPKHCVHKIKDAKAQKI